In Oscillatoria acuminata PCC 6304, a single window of DNA contains:
- a CDS encoding Stp1/IreP family PP2C-type Ser/Thr phosphatase translates to MKRSFAGLTDTGLVRSVNQDAFYIDDPEGRFFIVADGMGGHAGGQEASRIAIETIEKYLVECWKSSQKTPDLLKEAFLKANQAIVDDQLDHPERSDMGTTAVAVVFRDRNHPWCAHVGDSRLYRLHKEELTQITEDHTWVGRALKAGHLTVEEARKHPWRHVLAQCLGRQDLQQIDLQEFEVQPGDRLLLCSDGLTEELSADEIGPNLQLKLSGGEAAQKLVNAAKDKGGRDNITLVIVTLD, encoded by the coding sequence ATGAAACGATCTTTCGCGGGTCTGACGGATACGGGACTCGTTCGTTCTGTGAATCAGGACGCCTTCTATATCGATGACCCGGAGGGGCGATTTTTTATCGTAGCCGATGGTATGGGAGGCCATGCGGGAGGCCAAGAGGCCAGTCGAATCGCCATTGAAACCATTGAAAAATATTTAGTGGAATGCTGGAAGTCTTCCCAGAAGACTCCCGATTTGTTGAAAGAAGCATTTTTGAAGGCCAATCAAGCCATTGTTGATGATCAATTAGACCATCCTGAGCGCTCAGACATGGGGACCACTGCTGTGGCGGTCGTATTTCGCGATCGCAATCATCCCTGGTGTGCTCATGTCGGTGATTCTCGGTTATACCGACTGCACAAAGAGGAACTGACTCAAATTACGGAAGATCATACCTGGGTGGGACGAGCACTCAAAGCTGGACACCTCACCGTTGAGGAAGCTCGTAAGCATCCCTGGCGGCACGTTCTGGCTCAATGTCTAGGACGCCAGGATTTACAACAGATTGATTTACAAGAGTTTGAGGTCCAACCGGGCGATCGCCTGTTGCTCTGTAGTGATGGGTTGACTGAGGAACTTTCCGCTGACGAGATCGGCCCTAATCTGCAATTGAAACTCTCCGGTGGTGAAGCGGCCCAAAAACTGGTGAATGCTGCTAAAGATAAAGGGGGACGGGATAACATTACCCTCGTGATCGTCACCCTCGACTAA